Proteins encoded together in one Sinorhizobium sp. B11 window:
- a CDS encoding spermidine/putrescine ABC transporter substrate-binding protein yields MSKDYKDNLPISAEGFMDEFMRLKRGSVSRRHFLGITGLGLATAVLSRFPGALSTPAYAAEDLGTQMSIATWPNYHDPATFENFKAATGVAVEVNVFGSNEEMLAKLQAGASGWSLFVPTNYTISTHHKLGLIDELDLSKIPNFSQATESPRFTKEGQIDGKTYAVPKNWGTTGFSVNTSKIKTKLSSWKDFFEIAQTEADGRAMVHDYQLTTIGSALVSLGYDFNSIKADELAKAEELLIKVKPHLFAINSDYQPSMRSTDAWLTMCWTNDGAQLNRDMPELAYVLGTDGGEIWTDYYAIPKDAPNKAAGYALLNYLMDPQNAVKEHIANGAPTTDSRVIALLPKEVTSNKIVYPDEVALTPLEFGAAVTLTDPGRAELMARFKSA; encoded by the coding sequence ATGAGCAAGGATTATAAGGACAATCTGCCCATCTCCGCCGAAGGCTTCATGGACGAGTTCATGCGCCTGAAGCGCGGTTCCGTCAGCCGCCGCCACTTCCTCGGCATTACCGGCCTCGGTCTTGCGACCGCCGTGCTGTCGCGCTTCCCGGGCGCGCTGTCGACGCCGGCCTATGCGGCCGAAGATCTGGGCACGCAGATGTCGATCGCCACATGGCCGAACTATCACGACCCGGCAACATTCGAAAACTTCAAGGCAGCGACCGGCGTCGCTGTCGAAGTCAACGTCTTCGGCTCGAACGAGGAAATGCTCGCCAAGCTGCAGGCCGGCGCTTCCGGCTGGTCGCTCTTCGTGCCGACCAACTATACGATTTCGACCCATCACAAACTCGGCCTGATCGACGAGCTCGACCTGTCGAAGATCCCGAATTTCAGCCAGGCAACCGAAAGCCCGCGCTTCACCAAGGAAGGCCAGATCGACGGCAAGACCTATGCCGTGCCGAAGAACTGGGGCACGACCGGTTTCTCCGTCAATACGTCCAAGATCAAGACCAAGCTCTCCAGCTGGAAGGACTTCTTCGAGATCGCCCAGACCGAAGCCGATGGCCGCGCCATGGTGCATGACTATCAGCTGACGACGATCGGCAGTGCGCTTGTCTCGCTCGGCTACGACTTCAATTCGATCAAGGCTGACGAACTTGCCAAGGCAGAAGAGCTGCTGATCAAGGTGAAGCCGCATCTCTTCGCCATCAATTCCGACTATCAGCCATCCATGCGCTCGACCGATGCATGGCTTACCATGTGCTGGACCAATGACGGGGCGCAGCTCAACCGCGACATGCCGGAACTTGCCTATGTCCTTGGGACCGACGGCGGTGAAATCTGGACCGATTATTATGCGATCCCGAAGGATGCGCCCAACAAGGCCGCCGGTTACGCGTTGCTCAACTACCTGATGGACCCACAGAATGCGGTGAAGGAGCACATCGCCAACGGCGCACCCACCACCGACAGCCGCGTCATCGCGCTGCTGCCCAAGGAGGTCACGTCGAACAAGATCGTCTATCCGGACGAAGTAGCCCTGACACCGCTGGAATTCGGCGCCGCCGTGACACTCACCGATCCGGGCCGCGCCGAACTGATGGCGCGCTTCAAGTCGGCGTAA
- a CDS encoding DUF4167 domain-containing protein: MNNHHFAHRNRSATPSRQRLLDRYKQYLQFAELKSLAGDRIGAENDYQHAEHFFRSAAQQKDADRL; the protein is encoded by the coding sequence ATGAATAATCACCATTTCGCCCACCGTAATAGAAGTGCTACACCATCGAGGCAGCGCCTGCTGGATCGATACAAGCAATACCTTCAGTTTGCCGAGCTGAAGTCTTTGGCCGGTGACCGGATCGGCGCAGAAAATGACTACCAGCATGCCGAACACTTCTTCCGCAGCGCTGCCCAACAGAAAGACGCCGACCGACTATGA
- a CDS encoding ABC transporter permease, whose translation MPLPHATKRRLITAALVGPASVWLFVFLVLPFIAIIVFAFGERAPEGGYQAAFTFEQFANLGARSAAFVNTLILAPVGAAACLIVAYPVAYYLAVKASPQRRLLLVSLVVVPFWTSLLVRTYAWMYLLGARGIPHLLEFVGIENVRLINTPGAVLLGIVYGYLPLMIMPIYVSLEKLDRRLLEASADLGAKPISTFFGITLPLSLPGVMTGVALVTILLLGEYLIPQLLGGGKVFFIGNALVDLFLQSRNWPFGSAIAVTLVAVVVIVLIVAMRIAWRVAGTRQVDLI comes from the coding sequence ATGCCCCTTCCCCACGCCACCAAACGGCGCCTGATCACCGCGGCCCTCGTCGGCCCGGCCAGTGTCTGGCTGTTTGTCTTCCTGGTGCTGCCCTTCATCGCCATCATCGTCTTTGCCTTCGGCGAACGGGCGCCGGAAGGCGGCTATCAGGCGGCTTTCACCTTCGAACAGTTCGCCAATCTCGGCGCGCGCTCGGCGGCCTTCGTCAACACGCTGATCCTGGCGCCGGTCGGCGCGGCAGCCTGCCTCATCGTTGCCTACCCGGTCGCCTATTATCTGGCAGTCAAGGCGAGCCCGCAGCGCCGGCTGCTGCTCGTCTCGCTTGTCGTCGTGCCCTTCTGGACCAGCCTGCTGGTGCGAACCTATGCCTGGATGTACCTGCTCGGCGCGCGCGGCATTCCGCACCTGCTCGAATTCGTCGGCATTGAAAATGTCAGGCTGATCAATACGCCCGGCGCCGTGCTGCTCGGCATCGTCTACGGCTACCTGCCGCTGATGATCATGCCGATCTATGTCAGCCTGGAAAAACTGGATCGCCGGTTGCTCGAAGCCTCGGCCGATCTCGGTGCTAAGCCGATCTCGACGTTTTTCGGAATCACCCTGCCGCTATCGCTTCCGGGCGTGATGACCGGCGTTGCGCTGGTCACGATTCTGCTTCTCGGTGAATATCTGATCCCGCAGCTTCTCGGCGGCGGCAAGGTCTTCTTCATCGGCAATGCGCTTGTCGATCTCTTCCTGCAGTCGCGCAACTGGCCTTTCGGATCGGCGATTGCCGTAACCCTGGTTGCCGTTGTTGTCATCGTGCTGATTGTCGCCATGCGGATTGCGTGGCGTGTTGCCGGTACCCGACAGGTGGATCTCATCTGA
- a CDS encoding SDR family oxidoreductase, giving the protein MILRDRVAIVTGAGSGIGRAGAQIMAREGAHVVVADINFANAEETVELITEAGGSAESLVVDVTDDRALEAGITATAARHGRIDILHNHAGAQVAGDLEQVAVEGFDKSWSLNVRAHFMAARFVMPIMKKAGKGVILNTSSSSGVLYDREMIAYTTTKHAVIAMTRQMAGDYAKFCIRVNALCPGWVDTPFNEPFIAQMGGRGAIESYIADKVPLGRWADVSEIAEPILFLVSDRSSYMTGQILVVDGGETVV; this is encoded by the coding sequence ATGATATTGAGAGATCGCGTTGCAATCGTTACGGGCGCAGGCTCGGGCATCGGTCGAGCCGGCGCACAGATCATGGCGCGCGAAGGCGCCCATGTCGTCGTTGCCGATATCAACTTCGCGAATGCCGAAGAGACGGTCGAGCTGATTACCGAAGCCGGCGGCAGCGCCGAAAGCCTGGTGGTCGATGTGACCGACGACAGGGCGCTTGAAGCCGGCATAACCGCTACTGCTGCACGTCACGGCCGGATCGACATTCTGCACAATCACGCCGGCGCGCAGGTCGCCGGAGACCTGGAGCAAGTTGCCGTCGAAGGCTTCGACAAGTCCTGGAGCCTGAATGTGCGGGCGCATTTCATGGCGGCGCGTTTCGTCATGCCGATCATGAAGAAAGCCGGCAAAGGCGTGATCCTGAACACGTCCTCATCATCAGGTGTGCTCTATGACCGCGAAATGATCGCCTACACGACGACCAAACATGCGGTCATCGCCATGACCCGGCAGATGGCGGGCGACTATGCAAAATTCTGCATTCGCGTGAATGCGCTTTGTCCCGGATGGGTCGACACGCCGTTCAACGAACCGTTCATCGCCCAGATGGGCGGGCGGGGCGCCATTGAATCCTATATTGCCGATAAGGTGCCGCTCGGCCGCTGGGCGGACGTTTCGGAGATCGCCGAACCGATCCTGTTTCTGGTTTCGGATCGCTCTTCCTATATGACGGGGCAAATCCTCGTCGTCGATGGCGGCGAGACCGTCGTTTAG
- a CDS encoding fatty acid desaturase, protein MNATMTAGQDAGAEKAWLKILSNYRKPNTGRSLYELAVTLIPFILLWAAASVAIHFGYWLGLVLNVPAAGFLLRLFMLQHDCGHGSFFGRRQWDDWTGRVIGILTLTPYDYWRRAHAEHHASAGNLDERGVGDITTLTVEEYRALTGPGKLAYRLYRHPLVMFGIGPAYLFIFKQRLPIGMMRSGALPWISTMATNAGVAVLVALLIWAVGIVPFLLVHLPIVLLAGSAGVWLFYVQHQFEDTHWSKPPEWTFPYSAMHGASHYDLPRPLRWITANIGMHHVHHLSSRVPFYRLPEVLRDYPELAKLGRINIRDSLSCVKLILWDETARRLISLREAEARP, encoded by the coding sequence ATGAACGCAACGATGACGGCTGGCCAAGACGCCGGTGCCGAAAAAGCCTGGCTCAAGATTCTCTCGAATTACCGAAAACCCAATACAGGCCGAAGCCTGTACGAACTGGCCGTGACGCTGATTCCGTTTATCCTTCTTTGGGCGGCAGCATCGGTTGCGATCCACTTCGGCTATTGGCTCGGCTTAGTCCTCAACGTCCCTGCCGCCGGCTTCCTGTTGCGGCTCTTCATGCTGCAACATGATTGCGGGCACGGCTCGTTCTTCGGACGGCGTCAGTGGGATGACTGGACGGGGCGCGTGATCGGCATCCTCACACTCACACCCTACGATTATTGGCGCCGTGCACACGCAGAACACCATGCCTCAGCCGGCAATCTGGATGAGAGGGGTGTCGGTGATATCACCACGCTGACGGTCGAAGAATATCGCGCCCTGACCGGTCCAGGAAAACTTGCCTATCGCCTATACAGGCATCCGCTGGTCATGTTCGGTATTGGCCCGGCCTATCTTTTTATTTTCAAGCAGCGACTGCCGATCGGCATGATGCGTTCCGGCGCCCTACCCTGGATTTCGACGATGGCGACGAATGCCGGCGTCGCTGTACTGGTCGCTCTTCTGATCTGGGCCGTCGGCATCGTTCCCTTTCTGCTGGTCCATCTGCCAATCGTTCTGCTTGCCGGATCGGCGGGTGTCTGGCTGTTCTATGTTCAGCACCAATTCGAAGATACCCACTGGTCGAAGCCTCCGGAATGGACGTTCCCCTATTCCGCCATGCATGGCGCCTCGCATTATGACCTGCCGCGTCCGCTGCGATGGATCACCGCCAATATCGGCATGCACCATGTTCACCACCTATCGAGCCGAGTGCCGTTTTACCGGTTGCCGGAAGTGCTGCGTGACTATCCGGAGCTGGCGAAGCTTGGGCGCATCAACATTCGTGACAGCCTCAGCTGCGTGAAACTCATCCTCTGGGACGAGACGGCACGACGGCTGATTTCGCTGCGTGAGGCGGAGGCGCGCCCCTAA
- a CDS encoding ABC transporter permease: MRALVTSVYLFLYTPIALVVLFSFNAGRNASEFTGFSTQWYGRALSNTFLMEALRNSLIIAVTSAALAAIFGTMAAIGMERLGARTRAIFDGLFAAAIVVPGVVIGIATLVALVEVFGFINPVIAALWPGDQPPKLALGYGSIIAAHGLFTMALVTMIVKARIASLGRDIVEASSDLYATPFTTFRQIVLPQIMPSILAGFLLAFTFSFDDFIIAFFVAGSNTTLPIYVFASIRRGVTPEINAIATMVLVASLVLIFIARFLMREKTTTN, from the coding sequence ATGCGCGCGCTCGTCACTTCCGTCTATCTCTTCCTCTACACGCCGATTGCGCTCGTCGTCCTCTTCTCCTTCAATGCGGGCCGCAACGCCAGCGAGTTCACCGGCTTCTCGACGCAATGGTATGGCAGGGCGCTGTCGAATACGTTCCTGATGGAAGCGTTGCGTAACAGTCTAATTATCGCGGTCACCAGTGCCGCGCTGGCAGCGATCTTCGGCACCATGGCTGCCATCGGGATGGAGCGGCTCGGCGCCCGTACGCGCGCCATCTTCGACGGGCTCTTTGCGGCGGCGATCGTCGTGCCGGGTGTCGTCATCGGCATCGCGACGCTTGTTGCCCTCGTCGAGGTCTTCGGCTTCATCAACCCCGTCATCGCCGCTCTCTGGCCGGGCGATCAGCCGCCGAAGCTCGCGCTCGGTTACGGCTCGATCATCGCCGCGCACGGGCTCTTCACCATGGCGCTGGTGACAATGATCGTGAAAGCACGTATCGCCAGCCTCGGACGTGATATCGTCGAGGCCTCCAGCGATCTCTACGCGACGCCATTCACAACATTCCGGCAGATCGTACTGCCTCAGATCATGCCGTCGATCCTGGCGGGGTTTCTGCTCGCCTTCACCTTTTCCTTTGACGATTTCATCATCGCCTTCTTCGTGGCCGGCTCGAATACGACGCTGCCGATCTATGTCTTCGCCTCCATTCGTCGCGGCGTGACACCTGAAATCAATGCGATCGCGACGATGGTGCTCGTCGCCTCGCTCGTCCTTATTTTCATCGCGCGTTTCCTGATGCGCGAAAAGACAACGACAAACTGA
- a CDS encoding MYG1 family protein, producing MTHSYLVTHSGGFHADELLSSVILTRLFPEARIIRSRNVEWTTPTTDRIIYDVGGQYDPAAGIFDHHQRGAPVREDGRPYSSFGLVWKHYGSDYLAALGVPEAHVAAVHASFDAKFVLPVDLTDNGALDLSVAGELAGLTLPALLETLKPVFDAKDPDADDRAFHAALSIARSFVEAGIAAQDAKLRAEGLVLKAIDETGEGRVLELPTGMPFRAAIVKAKADQLLFVVHPRENDWCLTGIRRSDEGFELRADLPASWAGLTGHELELVCGVEGATFCHKGLFVAAAKTREAALAMAQIAVEQALA from the coding sequence ATGACCCATTCATACCTGGTTACCCATTCCGGCGGCTTCCACGCCGACGAGCTGCTTTCAAGCGTCATCCTGACCCGGCTGTTTCCTGAGGCCCGGATCATTCGCAGCCGAAATGTTGAATGGACCACACCGACCACCGATCGCATCATCTACGACGTCGGCGGGCAATATGACCCTGCCGCGGGCATTTTCGACCATCATCAGCGTGGCGCGCCGGTGCGAGAGGACGGACGGCCCTACAGCTCCTTCGGCCTCGTCTGGAAACATTACGGGTCGGATTATCTTGCGGCGCTTGGGGTGCCCGAGGCGCATGTCGCAGCGGTGCATGCGTCCTTCGACGCCAAATTCGTGCTGCCGGTCGATCTGACCGACAATGGCGCGCTTGATCTTTCGGTTGCAGGCGAGCTGGCAGGCTTGACGCTGCCAGCGCTTCTCGAAACCCTGAAGCCGGTTTTCGATGCGAAGGATCCAGATGCCGATGACAGGGCGTTCCACGCGGCTCTTTCGATCGCCCGCAGTTTCGTCGAAGCCGGGATCGCGGCGCAGGATGCCAAGCTTCGTGCCGAAGGCCTTGTTCTTAAAGCGATCGACGAGACAGGCGAGGGCAGGGTTCTCGAACTGCCGACGGGCATGCCCTTCCGCGCCGCGATCGTAAAGGCCAAGGCCGATCAGCTGCTCTTTGTCGTCCACCCCCGGGAAAACGACTGGTGCCTGACCGGCATTCGGCGTTCTGACGAGGGCTTCGAGCTGCGCGCGGATTTGCCGGCCTCCTGGGCGGGGTTGACCGGCCACGAACTGGAATTGGTTTGCGGCGTCGAAGGAGCAACGTTCTGCCACAAAGGCCTTTTCGTTGCTGCCGCTAAGACCCGAGAGGCTGCACTCGCGATGGCGCAGATCGCTGTAGAACAGGCGCTGGCATGA
- a CDS encoding integrase arm-type DNA-binding domain-containing protein, whose protein sequence is MTRTRALHTKRIEKLRLEKGETRHEWRDGKTPNLIVRVGRRKKVFLLLVRCPGERDPTRLKIGTFPKTTLERAREVAAEWSAMIDRGLDPRQEAQRRAREAVVDERRTFRSAMEDYIAWLPNKKRNRHMLPDIAALRAEFLDPARNAWIDKAIADVTRADIGVLIENIRGRGVPGRALQALELIRWFFVWANGPARYEGYGLAGNPTADITAASMELSRGKRSRKLDSQELRAYWSAAAAMPYPDGPFYRLVVLAGGRRRQEAEHIRWSEIDIAKKLWTIPEKRVKHGDELLDLYVVLTDEAVALLEELRSGQPQGWGDFVFSVTNGQTPYTGYDMDDFRARVEEEYRKLCSGTSMIGWVLHDLRRVVRTALSQLGVPPEIADYIIGHRRRQDYNQDRFIPQCRKAMRQFTDRLFRVIDGSAAGFHAGDPDNAD, encoded by the coding sequence ATGACCAGAACACGCGCCTTACACACCAAACGGATCGAGAAATTGCGCCTCGAAAAGGGCGAAACGCGCCACGAGTGGCGCGACGGAAAAACGCCAAACCTGATTGTGCGGGTCGGCCGACGGAAGAAGGTTTTCCTTTTGTTGGTCCGGTGTCCCGGAGAAAGAGACCCGACCCGCCTCAAGATCGGGACGTTTCCTAAAACGACGCTGGAGCGCGCCCGCGAGGTGGCGGCCGAATGGAGCGCGATGATCGACCGCGGACTGGACCCGCGGCAGGAGGCTCAGCGGCGTGCGCGGGAGGCGGTCGTCGACGAGCGGAGGACTTTCCGGTCGGCGATGGAGGACTACATCGCCTGGCTCCCAAACAAGAAGCGCAACCGCCACATGTTGCCGGACATCGCCGCGTTGCGCGCGGAATTTCTCGATCCGGCACGCAACGCTTGGATCGACAAAGCGATCGCGGATGTCACCAGGGCCGACATCGGCGTCCTGATCGAAAACATCCGCGGCAGAGGTGTTCCCGGTCGGGCGCTGCAGGCCCTCGAATTGATACGGTGGTTTTTCGTCTGGGCGAACGGTCCGGCCAGGTACGAAGGGTACGGCCTGGCGGGCAATCCTACCGCCGACATCACCGCGGCATCAATGGAACTGTCACGGGGAAAGCGATCCCGGAAGCTCGACTCCCAGGAACTCCGGGCATATTGGAGTGCGGCGGCCGCGATGCCGTATCCGGACGGTCCGTTCTACAGGCTGGTCGTGCTGGCGGGGGGGCGGCGGAGGCAGGAGGCCGAGCACATCCGCTGGTCGGAAATCGACATCGCGAAGAAGCTCTGGACAATCCCCGAAAAGCGCGTGAAGCACGGAGACGAACTCCTCGACCTGTATGTCGTGCTGACCGACGAGGCCGTTGCACTGCTTGAGGAGCTGCGGTCCGGGCAGCCGCAGGGATGGGGGGACTTCGTCTTCAGCGTGACGAACGGCCAGACCCCGTACACCGGGTACGACATGGACGACTTCCGCGCGCGGGTGGAAGAGGAATACCGCAAACTCTGTTCCGGAACGTCGATGATCGGATGGGTTCTGCACGACCTGCGGCGGGTGGTCCGCACGGCGCTGTCGCAATTGGGCGTTCCGCCAGAAATAGCGGACTACATCATCGGTCATCGGAGGCGACAGGACTACAACCAGGACCGCTTCATACCGCAGTGCCGCAAGGCGATGCGGCAATTCACCGACAGGCTCTTCCGGGTGATCGATGGATCGGCGGCCGGCTTCCACGCCGGCGATCCCGACAATGCCGACTAG
- a CDS encoding LuxR C-terminal-related transcriptional regulator, with protein sequence MSIDLETLFTAFNATVGKPAMTDAAFGDTFRQMMAALVRFDYVVVFAYRAKERPIDLYSTFDRDEHIVFVTLYQAGPYLLDPFYHTARERREGVFRMRELAPDRFFSSEYYRTYYVQTGLAEEIGFFVPVDGDITVVLSLMRREQTGAFPPAEFTTLRRAEPLVASMVKHYWSGLAPRFDAQLAARGKSRRKSEILPRVDTVWHDLNLTSRETAIVELVLQGHSSESIGLKLNISTGTVKVHRRNVYRKLGISSQTQLLSLYLKNLS encoded by the coding sequence GTGAGTATCGACCTGGAGACGCTGTTTACCGCTTTCAATGCGACGGTCGGCAAGCCAGCCATGACCGATGCCGCCTTTGGCGATACTTTCCGACAGATGATGGCAGCACTCGTGCGCTTCGACTATGTCGTCGTCTTCGCCTATCGGGCAAAAGAGCGGCCGATCGATCTCTACAGCACCTTCGATCGCGACGAGCACATCGTCTTCGTCACACTTTATCAGGCAGGTCCTTATCTGCTCGACCCCTTCTATCATACGGCTCGCGAACGGCGTGAAGGTGTCTTCAGGATGCGCGAACTCGCCCCGGACAGGTTCTTCTCCAGCGAATATTACCGCACGTATTACGTCCAGACCGGACTTGCCGAGGAAATCGGCTTCTTCGTGCCTGTCGATGGCGATATTACCGTTGTCCTTTCGCTGATGCGGCGGGAACAGACCGGTGCTTTTCCACCGGCCGAGTTCACAACGCTCAGAAGGGCTGAGCCGCTCGTGGCCAGCATGGTGAAACATTATTGGTCCGGGCTCGCGCCGCGCTTCGATGCCCAGCTCGCAGCAAGGGGCAAAAGCCGCCGCAAAAGCGAAATCCTCCCGCGCGTCGACACCGTCTGGCACGATCTCAACCTCACGAGCCGCGAAACGGCGATCGTTGAACTGGTGCTGCAGGGCCATTCGTCGGAATCGATCGGCCTGAAACTAAACATCTCGACGGGAACGGTGAAGGTCCACCGCCGCAATGTCTATCGCAAGCTTGGCATCTCCTCGCAGACGCAGCTGCTCTCGCTTTACCTGAAGAATCTGAGCTGA
- a CDS encoding helix-turn-helix domain-containing protein, translating into MARALMNLSQRAAAEAAGVPQRYLTVVETSHARIGANLELVDFYSAAGIELLGEFSIGKEIARAGARWSGPSSQDVGKAEKAKFHAEDKRVSFRAARALLNKGQDEVAGLAGLSRATVKSLELGKSWEESHRSLLAFYENAGVEFVGWGDPVANLYFGIGVRWSSGAPEPASMPASAPS; encoded by the coding sequence GTGGCCCGCGCACTGATGAACCTGTCGCAGCGCGCCGCTGCCGAGGCGGCTGGCGTGCCTCAAAGATACCTGACGGTTGTCGAGACGTCCCACGCGCGGATAGGCGCAAATCTCGAACTGGTCGACTTTTACTCCGCCGCGGGCATCGAACTCCTCGGGGAATTCTCCATCGGAAAGGAGATCGCCCGAGCCGGGGCCAGATGGTCCGGACCGAGTTCGCAGGATGTAGGCAAGGCCGAAAAGGCGAAGTTCCATGCCGAGGACAAGCGAGTGTCGTTCCGGGCGGCGCGAGCGCTGCTGAACAAAGGTCAGGACGAGGTCGCCGGATTGGCCGGGTTGAGCCGCGCCACCGTCAAAAGCTTGGAACTCGGAAAATCATGGGAGGAATCGCACCGGTCGCTTCTGGCGTTCTACGAAAACGCCGGCGTCGAGTTTGTCGGGTGGGGCGATCCGGTTGCCAACTTGTATTTCGGCATCGGCGTCCGCTGGTCTTCCGGTGCGCCGGAACCGGCATCAATGCCTGCGTCGGCCCCGTCATGA
- a CDS encoding ABC transporter ATP-binding protein: protein MASASTNDIEFRSVTKNYGAVTAVTDINLTVPKGAFLALLGPSGCGKTTCLRMIGGFEQPSEGTVLIDGREMNGVPAYRRPVNMVFQHYALFPHFNVEQNVAYGLKQIRPKIVAKEIDRRVAEALEMVRLGGFAKRRIHEMSGGQQQRVALARAIVNRPSVLLLDEPLAALDKKLRSAMQIELQTLQRELGITFVLVTHDQEEALSMADVVCVMSAGRIRQLGSPQEVYDRPADLFVADFVGKTNRIAAAMEADGTTLRLADGSAIASGKQLASGEVIAALRPEAIHLTRKAAPSGTSFKGTVTHRIFLGSSAEYAVSVPGLGDFLITADRRSMNESDLVEPGEEVFLGFDPAAIHVFQASNA from the coding sequence GTGGCATCCGCTTCGACGAACGATATCGAATTCCGTTCGGTCACAAAGAACTATGGCGCCGTGACCGCTGTGACGGACATTAATCTTACTGTGCCGAAGGGTGCCTTTCTGGCATTGCTCGGGCCGTCCGGCTGCGGCAAGACGACCTGCCTGCGCATGATCGGCGGCTTCGAACAGCCGAGCGAAGGCACGGTGCTGATCGACGGGCGCGAGATGAACGGAGTTCCGGCCTATCGCCGCCCGGTCAACATGGTCTTCCAGCACTACGCGCTGTTCCCGCACTTCAACGTCGAGCAGAACGTCGCCTATGGGCTCAAGCAGATACGCCCAAAAATCGTGGCGAAGGAGATCGACCGGCGCGTCGCCGAGGCGCTCGAAATGGTCCGGCTCGGCGGCTTTGCCAAGCGGCGCATCCATGAAATGTCGGGTGGGCAACAGCAGCGTGTGGCGCTTGCCCGAGCCATCGTCAACCGCCCTTCCGTATTGCTGCTCGACGAACCTCTGGCGGCACTCGACAAGAAGCTGCGCTCAGCCATGCAGATCGAGCTGCAGACCCTGCAGCGTGAACTCGGCATCACCTTCGTCCTCGTCACCCACGACCAGGAAGAGGCGCTTTCGATGGCCGATGTCGTCTGTGTCATGAGTGCCGGCCGTATCCGTCAACTCGGCAGCCCGCAGGAAGTCTATGACCGCCCGGCAGATCTTTTCGTCGCCGATTTCGTCGGCAAGACGAACCGTATCGCCGCGGCAATGGAAGCCGACGGTACGACGCTCAGGCTGGCGGATGGCTCAGCGATCGCCTCCGGCAAGCAGCTCGCGTCGGGCGAAGTCATCGCTGCTTTGCGCCCCGAGGCAATCCATCTGACGCGCAAGGCTGCGCCATCAGGCACGTCGTTCAAGGGAACCGTGACGCATCGGATTTTCCTCGGCTCGTCTGCGGAATATGCCGTCAGCGTACCGGGGCTCGGCGATTTCCTGATCACAGCCGACCGCCGCAGCATGAACGAGAGCGATCTCGTGGAGCCGGGCGAGGAGGTTTTCCTCGGTTTCGACCCCGCCGCCATCCATGTCTTTCAAGCATCGAATGCATAA
- a CDS encoding MFS transporter: MSENTPDAIAADADLSVPAETPVTLRHITAALSVGATAFLMVTCEFLPVGLLPDMSADLGVTHGQAGLTGTIAGIMAAIGAPLVSVLAGTIDRKKVLMFLSAVLAVSCLITALAWSFPVVLFGRVLVGLTIGGFWTVGVGIGAMPGDRRRERYRSGSPSYVSP; encoded by the coding sequence ATGTCAGAAAATACACCGGATGCAATCGCGGCCGACGCAGACCTGTCGGTGCCGGCCGAAACGCCTGTTACGTTGCGGCACATAACTGCTGCCCTATCCGTCGGCGCTACAGCCTTCCTTATGGTCACCTGCGAATTCCTGCCGGTTGGTCTGTTGCCGGACATGTCGGCCGATCTGGGGGTCACTCATGGCCAGGCAGGCTTGACCGGGACGATCGCTGGCATCATGGCCGCAATCGGAGCGCCCCTCGTCAGCGTTCTGGCCGGAACCATCGATCGCAAGAAGGTGCTGATGTTCCTGTCAGCCGTGCTGGCGGTTTCCTGCCTTATAACGGCACTCGCCTGGTCCTTCCCGGTCGTTCTTTTCGGCCGCGTGCTGGTCGGACTGACGATTGGTGGCTTCTGGACCGTGGGCGTCGGCATTGGAGCAATGCCCGGCGATCGTCGCCGAGAAAGGTACCGCTCTGGGTCGCCATCATATGTATCTCCGTAA
- a CDS encoding AlpA family phage regulatory protein encodes MKETCEITSLSRSTIDRLVDDKMFPEKVPLTGNPRGRKGFRVFEVLEWLANRG; translated from the coding sequence ATGAAGGAGACCTGCGAAATAACATCCCTTTCCAGGAGTACCATCGACCGGCTGGTGGACGACAAGATGTTTCCCGAAAAGGTGCCGCTGACGGGCAATCCGCGCGGCCGCAAGGGCTTCCGGGTCTTCGAGGTCCTGGAATGGCTGGCCAACCGGGGTTGA